From Pseudomonas fluorescens:
AAGTCGGGCGTGGGCAAATTAAGCGTGCCCCTCAGATACCCTGTACTTTGTCGATGTGATGTTTCACTGCTGAAGGATACCTTGCCCTCAGTGAAGGTGGCTAAATCGCGGATTTCAGGGTTTAAACTTCTGGCGGTGCAGTAAAAGGTGCCGTTGACTTGCTGCTCAGACGCCGTCTCAGTCAACGTAAATTCGCCTTCGATGTCCCGGTAGGAGTCCAACTGAACCGTCGTGGGTGGGTCATACGCCAGGCCGACAGTATTTCCCGGCTTGCCATCCAAGGGGTATGGACCAGGTTCGGCGCCATTGGCAATTTTCAATTCAACGGTATAGATACGGAAAGGTGAAAATACCGCTTGGGAGGCTTTGATGACCACGTGATGGTCTTTCAAAGTTGCGCTGGTATATGTTGACACGAAAGGATGTATGGAGCCGCCCAGTTCAATATTGGC
This genomic window contains:
- a CDS encoding DUF6252 family protein → MKTINNTLAGQVSANIELGGSIHPFVSTYTSATLKDHHVVIKASQAVFSPFRIYTVELKIANGAEPGPYPLDGKPGNTVGLAYDPPTTVQLDSYRDIEGEFTLTETASEQQVNGTFYCTARSLNPEIRDLATFTEGKVSFSSETSHRQSTGYLRGTLNLPTPDFSSSKPHMSFTEPGFLQVVANDDNDDKNAPRHLWLHIPTSKLGEKTLPISPSEDGDTAVVTLIAKVFYRATSGTVNFTYDEHLKKLTGTLNFSVSGPGHDDVVFSDGSFEITGLSKA